One Indicator indicator isolate 239-I01 chromosome Z, UM_Iind_1.1, whole genome shotgun sequence genomic window carries:
- the LOC128979141 gene encoding urea transporter 2-like, whose product MELGEIVVTEHPGERQLYPEQKSRAQSLLRRSTNWIHQVFWYLTGEMKEYGEWMKNKPLMVQLVDWILRGTSQVMFVNNPFSGLIILVGLFIQSPWWMLTGCTGMIVSTLTALALSQDRSAIAAGLHGYNGILVGLLMAVFSDKGDYYWWLLPPVAIISMACPVLSSALGSILSKWDLPVFTLPFNIAVTLYLAATGHYNPFFPTTLIKPMASVPNITWSAINVPLLLQSIPVGVGQVYGCENPWTGGIILVALLISSPLTCLHAAIGSAVGMFAALSIATPFDSIYAGLHNYNCTLACIAIGGMFYALTWQTHLLSLACALFCAYSGAGLANALSVLGLPLCTWPFCFSALLFLLINPDNPAIYKIPLCKVTYPEANRIFYLRMKRRASESRREQQKQKEQKPSINSKINTGGTPLCAPKTRHASLF is encoded by the exons ATGGAGCTTGGAGAGATTGTTGTGACTGAACATCCTGGTGAAAGGCAGTTGTATCCAGAACAGAAGTCAAGAGCCCAGAGTCTGCTGAGGAGAAGCACAAACTGGATCCACCAAGTTTTTTGGTATCTCACAGGAGAAATGAAAGAATATGGAGAGTGGATGAAAA ACAAACCCTTAATGGTTCAGCTGGTGGACTGGATCCTGCGAGGGACCTCTCAAGTGATGTTTGTCAACAATCCTTTCAGTGGGCTGATAATCTTAGTGGGGCTTTTCATCCAAAGCCCGTGGTGGATGCTCACAGGCTGTACTGGAATGATAGTGTCAACGTTAACTGCGCTGGCCCTCAGTCAGGACAG GTCTGCCATTGCAGCTGGTCTGCATGGCTATAATGGGATCTTGGTGGGACTGCTCATGGCTGTCTTCTCTGACAAAGGGGATTACTACTGGTGGCTTCTTCCTCCTGTGGCAATTATATCAATGGCCTG tCCAGTCCTGTCCAGTGCTTTGGGATCTATTCTCAGTAAATGGGACCTTCCTGTTTTCACTCTGCCCTTCAACATTGCTGTGACTTTGTACTTGGCAGCCACAGGACACTACAACCCATTTTTCCCTACAACCCTCATCAAACCCATGGCATCAGTGCCCAATATTACCTGGTCTGCAATCAATGTGCCACTG ctcttgcagtcCATCCCAGTCGGTGTTGGTCAAGTGTATGGTTGTGAAAACCCTTGGACTGGAGGCATCATCCTTGTTGCTTTACTTATCTCCTCCCCACTTACGTGTTTACATGCTGCAATTGGATCGGCAGTGGGGATGTTTGCAG cacTGAGCATCGCAACACCATTTGACAGCATCTATGCTGGCTTACACAATTACAATTGCACCCTCGCATGCATTGCAATTGGGGGCATGTTTTATGCTCTGACCTGGCAGACTCATTTGCTGTCACTTGCCTGTG CATTATTTTGTGCTTACTCCGGAGCAGGTCTTGCTAATGCCCTATCTGTG cttgGGCTGCCACTCTGCACTTGGCCATTTTGCTTCTCTGCACTTCTCTTTCTGCTGATTAATCCAGACAACCCAGCTATCTACAAAATCCCCCTCTGCAAAGTCACCTACCCAGAAGCCAACCGGATCTTCTACCTGAGAATGAAGAGAAGAGCatcagagagcaggagagaacaGCAGAAACAAAAGGAGCAGAAACCTTCCATCAACTCAAAAATAAACACAGGAGGCACCCCTCTGTGCGCTCCCAAAACCCGCCATGCTTCATTATTTTAG